In the genome of Drosophila kikkawai strain 14028-0561.14 chromosome 2R, DkikHiC1v2, whole genome shotgun sequence, the window AACTTTTCAAAGATTTTATGGAATTTTAGAAACGGAGAGAGATTTACTAGCTAAAAAACTACAAATTAAGAAAGTTAGTACCTACTTCTGTGACTgtgagaaaaataattaaagaaatggAAAGGAATATAGAAAGActtatagatattttatttaaaaatctattttaattgaatttaaagaaGAACTTTAAGATTGTTTCTCGTTCATTGTTATCAGTTCATTGTTACAgcaaaatgtaataatttatGAACCATAAAATGTTCTAATTTATTGCAATAACCGACGGAACAGGTAACTATTAATTATTGGCTTTAAagtctaaacaaaaaaattataaaacaagaaataaagctaactttggccagccaaagtttgtatacccttgcaggtaacaattaaaatatatcataactaagccaaaaatgcattaatttcgattcggaaagcagttttgtgttagtttttattaatttaaaaaaactgcataccaaatttaaaattttaagaaatcaaaattgttggccatttttgctaattttaatgatgtaaccccttataaaatttcgcaaaaatagccaaaaaatcgatttcttccggacatgtctagaaagattcgcatgctgatgctgatcaagaatatatatggtttatggggtcggaaatgattccttgacttggaaaaatattattttgtattagaaaatctgattttttatataaaaaaacttcttgatattttttaaattaaaaatatcataactcgggcaaaagagcattaattttaaatcggaaaactgttctgtgcaagattttctacagttaataaatctgcgtacttcatttaaaaattttgaaaattcaattttttatcgaaaccaaaaattttaatgatgtaaccccttataaaatttttcaaaaatggccaaattcctgacatatctagaaagattccactgtttatgctgatcaagaaaatatatggtttatagggtcggaaacgtctccttcactgcgttgcaaacttctgagtgaaattataataaatatagtaCAAAGGCAACAGCAATTGTATAgattctgactaaaattatattacccAAGggttgcaagggtataaaaattaatataaatagaaacttaattttatgtAAACCCAACACAAATGATCCTATTGTTTTCTATATTCTATTCctcaattataataataattgattttacaacctttttaaatctcaaataaaatatattctcgCACCTGTTTCGATTTGACTGAAAACCCCAAAGATTATGATTAACTTGGATCACTGCTGGGTATCCCCCGACAACGACGACACCCGTCAGCCGGCTGACGCAATCCACCTGGAGTGGCCGGCCGGCCGGCAGGCAGGCTCATTAATGCCCCTCCAATGCCTAACCTAACCGGCGGATGCAATGCCTCGTTAAGTGGTGCCAGTGACATCACTTATTGGGGACAGGGATCGCAATTGCAATGACACTTACCATGCCGTGCCCGCTGCcatgaaaatggaaattgcCTGCTCCAGAGGCAGCCTCTCCTGCCATGTGACTCGTGTCCAGGCCATCGGAGCTGGCGGTGCTTGAATGGCTGTGGTTCAGGCTGTGACTGTGCCCGTTCCCGTGACTCTGGTTGTGATTCTGTGTGTGGCTGTGGTGGCTGCCCGTTTCCACTGCCGTGATAAGCTGCTTGATGTATAGGGTGGCCAGGCGCAGGGTGTCCAACTTGGAGAGTTTCGTGTCCGGCGGAATGTTGGGCAGCTTGGTCTTGAGGCGTCCGTAGGCGCTGGATAGCACCCGCATACGCATTCGCTCCCGGGCATTGGCCGCATTCCGTTGCACCGGCGGCTGGGAGCCTGAGAAATTGgaggaaattatttaaattaaaagtggaaaatgtcactaaacaaatttaataaaaattagaaattatgTGTTTTTTAAACACGATTTCTTGTGTTTAAAAAAGCCTCtttagattttgttttttaatgctatttcttttataaaaataatatctaaaattgtttaaaaactcACTATGTGAACTAGCATCCTCATCAAAGTCTTCATCGTAGAGATCCAAGGGGCTGGAGGCGCGCTTCTTGCGGGGCATTTTCAcacaatttcttaaaaaactaTCACAAGTATCACCACTCTCTTTATATTcggtatataaaatatagatattcAATTCCAAACACAGAATTTTCAAAACTCGAAAAGCatccaaattttttaaaaaccaaacgAAGACATCCGTTCCGCGGCGCACATAGAGCACATCTGCCAAGGCTTGCCCGGAGAGGCCTCCTTTTGAGCACTCAGCTCCTCGGCGCTCAGCTCTCCAGATTCCGTCTATTTCTGGCACCTCCGGTGGGCGTGCCCTGCTCTGCCGGCCATCCCAATTGGCGGAGGAAGCCAAACACATGGTGCGATCTGCGGTCTCTTTCTCGGATGCCTGGCTGCCTCTGCGGGCTTCTGGCTGCCACCACATTGGCCCAGTTTGCTTTACAAAATGAAACGCTGCTCTGGGTGTTGTTTATCCGGTGCTACGGACTATTTTCGAGTTGTGTCACAAGGATGTGCGATGTGCGGCGAGTGCGAAGCGTGCCAAGACTCCCGATCCAGATGGTACCACCTGGTTTGTGGGTCGCCTGACAGTACATTTAGGGATCAGCGATCGGCATTTAATGGCAGACAAAACGGGAGTGATCTTAATCCTGGGATGCAATGGCATATCCTGTTCTTGGGGTCAGAGAGTGGATGTCAAACGAATTGAGGTCTGAAGTTTAGTTGGGGGGAGATTCATGGAGTCTTTAGTGAGTTTTTACTTGGAAAACAAAAGGATCTTGCTTCCAGAAAGAGAATATTGGAGAATATGAAAAGGGAGTGTAGGAATCTCTCCCATTTAATGTTCTAGAAAATATTAAGTCTATGTGCCCAAAAAAACgatgcaaatttaaattttcttaataattttaaacctaTGAATTAAACTTTATAACAGCCCTAAAAATCTAAAGTTTATATGTCGCCATTGCATTTTTCAAACAATGTATTCCCCCAATCATCATTTAAAATCCACAACTTTGaatctcttaaaaataattaaaaacatttctatatataaaccCAAATTGCTCcgattaaattgttttttgacCTAGGAGGACGATCCGAACTAATTTTACTGCTGGGCAGGCACACCCCCCTGATAAGGAATATATAGCAAGAGCTTCAGCCTTGATTAGGGCCTCCGACTGACGCCAAGACGTCATGAGGTTTATCAGGATGCCTGACCCGTGGGATCATCAGACCCATTCAGCCAGAGATTACCGCAGGCGAATCGTATTCTGATTCCACAAAATTCAGTTCAAAATCTTGAGTCGTGGCGCGAGGCAGCATCTCGAAATGTGGCGCCAACGCATCCTGCAGCAGGCATCCCGCCGGGGGATGAGCAAGCAAACCAAAGGAGtcggagaaggaggagcagccaGGAAGGAGCCCAGTGGTTCGTTGCCTTCATCGGCGGATGTGGTGGTGATTGGCGGCGGGTCCGCCGGCTGCCACACTTTATACCACCTGGCTCGACGTGGTGTCAAGGCCGTGCTCCTGGAGCGTGCTCAACTCACGGCTGGCACCACCTGGCACACCGCCGGCCTGTTGTGGCGTCTGCGTCCCAACGATGTGGACATCCAGCTGCTGGCCAACTCGCGCCGGATGCTGCAGCAATTGGAGGAGGAAACGGGCCTAGATCCGGGTTGGATACAGAATGGAGGCATCTTCATTGCGCACAACGAAACGCGACTGGACGAGTACCGACGGCTGGCCACGGTGGGCTCTGCTCTGGGCATTGAGAACCAAGTGCTGAGTCCGGAGGAGACACAGAAACTGTTCCCCCTCCTCGATCCCTCGGCTTTTGTGGGAGCTCTCTACTCACCCGGCGATGGTGTCATGGATCCTGCCATGCTCTGTGCGGCTCTCAAAAAGGCAGCCACCAATCTGGGCGCCCAAGTGATAGAGAACTGTGGAGTGGATGACCTCCTGCTGGAACAGAACTCCAGGGGTAAGAAGGTAGTGGGTGTGTCCACTTCCTTTGGCGATATCAGGTCAGAGAAGGTTGTGAATGCCACGGGCGTTTGGGGACGCGATCTGGTGGCCAAGCATGGCTCCCACCTGCCGTTGGTGCCCATGAAGCATGCCTACATTGTGTCCGAGTCGATTCCTGGCGTCCGTGGGCTGCCCAACATCAGGGATCACGACTACTCCACCTACTTCCGGATCCAGGGCGATGCCATCTGCATGGGTGGCTACGAACCGAATCCCATACTCCTGGAGCCAGTGCCCAAGGACTTTCACTTTGGCCTCTACGAGCTGGACTGGTCCGTGTTCGAGGCTCATGTCGAGGGCGCCCAGAAATTGTGTCCCAGCTATGCCAAGTACGGAGTCAAGAGCACGGTCTGCGGTCCTGAATCCTTCACCCCCGACCACAAGCCTTTAATGGGTCCTGATCCTGTTCTGAGTGGACTCTACCACAACTGCGGCTTCAACTCGGCGGGCATGATGTTCGGCGGCGGTTGCGGAGAGCAGACGGCCCTCTGGGTTACCAAGGGACAGCCGGACCTGCCCATGTTCGGCTTTGATCTGCGACGCTTCACCCAGGAGCAAGGCAAGGCCACTCAGTGGATCAGGGAGAAGTCGCACGAGAGCTACGTGAAGAACTACAGTATGGTGTTCAAGTACGATCAGCCATTGGCGGGACGTGACTTCCAAAAGGATCCGCTCCATGACGAGATGATGCAGGCGGGCGCCGTGATGGAGGAGAAGCAGGGCTGGGAGAGGCCGGGCTTCTTTCTGCCTGCAAACTCCAAGAAGGCGGTGGTTCTGCCCTACGACTGGTATGGCAGCTATGGCCACCAAAGGATCCAAGACAGCGAGTACGAGCGGGTTTTGGAGGGAGATCTACACTACAGCAGATTCTCGGAGCACCATGAACTGGTAAATAGAATTTCTTCGTGGTTATATGGTTCTTTATAGACAATTTTTCCGTTTAGATTGGATCAGAGGCCTTGGCCTGCCGCAACAATGCCGTTGTCTTCAACATGAGCTACTTTGCCAAGCTGCTGCTGGATGGTTCCCAGGCCCAGGAGGCCGCCGACTGGCTCTTCTCCGCCAACACCAATCGGGAGCCCAGCAAGTGAGTTCCAAGCAGTACCCTCCTCTACCCAACTGTAACCAATTTTTCTTCACTCCCAGAACCGTTTACACCTGCGCCCTCAATGATGCTGGCGGCGTAGAGGCCGATGTGACCATCTCCCGCCTGGAGTCCGGCTCAGGCCAAATCCATGATCCCAAAATCAATGGTCAAGGCTTTTATATTGTGGCTGGCGGAGCCTCTGCCTTTTACACGTATAGCGCTCTCCAGGCCGAGATCCGGCGCAAGGGTTTCAATGCCAATCTCAAGGACTTGACCGCCGAGTTGGGTGTCATTTCCATCCAGGGACCCAACAGCCGAAAGATCCTGCAGCCCCTGATCGACTGCGATCTGTCGGACGAGCAGGTGCCCCCGAATAGCACACGACTGGCCAGCTTTGGGGATGTGGGCGTGCGCCTGCTCCGAGTGAGCTTCGTGGGCGAGCTGGGCTATGAGCTCCATGTGCCCAAGAAGGACTGTGTGGCTGTCTATAGGAACCTAATGAAGGCGGGCGCAGGGCAGGATCTACGCAATGCTGGCTACCGCTCGCTGTACTCCCTTAGCAGCGAGAAGGGCTACCATTTGTGGAGCTTCGATCTGCGGCCGGATGACACTCCCCTGGAGGCTGGTCTGGGATTCACCTGTCGCCGCAATGGAGCTGACTACCGAGGCAAGGCAGCCATAGAAAAACAGCGAGCGGAGGGCTTGAAGAAGCGCCTGGTCTACCTGACCCTCCAAGATCAGGTGCCCATTTGGGGCCTAGAGGGTGTCTACCGCAACGGCGAGCCCGTGGGCATTCTGCGGCGTGCAGAGTATGCCTATACCCTAGGCAAGTCCCTGGGACAGGCCTACATCTCCCGACCCGATGGCCAGCTCATCGATGTCGAGTACATCAAGGGCGGGGAGTACGAGGTGGATATTTTGGGCAAGAAATACCGCGCCGACTGCCACTTGCGCAGCCCATTCGATCCCACCGGCCAACGGGTTCTCGGTAACTATGCATCGGAGTCCAAGGCCAATAAATAAAGACGTGACTGTGTGTCTGGCTTCTAAGAACTCGTTTTCATTTGGTTTGCGGGGAATCTCCAGGCCACTCGATGTGAAGTGGCCATAAATTACTTTCGCCGCTGACAGAGGTTCGGAGAAAGGTCCGAGGAAAGGCAGACAGGCAGTCTGCCTGCGGTTTACGGCTCAATTAATTCCCCTGTCCAACTATTGTGACATAATACCTCTTCGGTTTCTCCCAGGAATTTCTCGTCCACTTTCTGGACGTAATCCTAGAGCTCTGGCTCTTTCCCTGGCCAGACAAACTGTCGCCTTTCGAGTGGTTTTTATGTTCTTAAATGCTACTCTATTTAGTTTGTGATCTTGAGGTAATACTTTCAGCTAAGATCTTAGTAAAACTTAAGACTTTCTAGGCCTCCATGGTCACGGTGGAGGCTGTGTGCGAGGGACTATCAAAGTGACtggccaccacctcctccagcGTCACATCAAACTTGAAGATGGGTCGCAGGTCATTCTTCAGGCGACAGACCACTCCAGCGGAGGCAATGTTCCAGTTCCAGCAGATCATGGCGCAGTTTAGGGCCTCCAAATCCCCCTTCATGGAGACAATGTTCTAGAAAGGAATACATTGAGATTATTCAGGACATTAATCACTCAAAATAAAGCTAATTACCATGGCCACTGTGTAGTCAATCGAGTTGATCTCCTCGCCGCGTATGACCACCAATTGGGTCTCTCCGTTCTGCTGGTTGAGGAAGCGAACCACCTTCTCCTTGAGGTATTCTGCAGAGGCATAGTCCAGCTTCTGTTTCACATCCACGAGACCCACTTCATGGCCATTGACCTTCTCCAACTTGATGTCCACATGGGGACGGGCACTGCTGTAGAGGATGTACACCATATTGGCAGCTATGCCACACAGAATGCCATACTCCAGGCTCCAGAACATGCAGGTGATCAGCGTGACCGTAAAGGGAAAGAGATCCTTCTCTGCAATATGTTTTAAGGAGTTTTAAACACTATTTCAAGGGCtaaaagaattaattttttactcACTTTTTGACTGCCACATATCCTTGATCTTGTGCAGCTCCACCAGGGATATCATCGCCGCTATAATGATGGCAGCCAGCGTGCACTTGGGTATAAAGTAAAAGGTTTGTGTGAGGAAAGCCAAGGCCATTAGCACCAAAGTGCCAGTCACTGCACCGCCCAGAGGTGTCTTCACTCCACTGGCATTATTCACTGCTGTTCGGGTAAATGATCCGGTCACGGGCATGGACAGCACAAAGCTGCCCATGATGTTGCACATGCCCAGAGCCACCATCTCCTGCGAGGCGTCTACAATTTTTCCCTTGGCTgtacatacaaaaaaaattaattctttttaattcAAGAAgggaagaaaagaaaatgtatagaaACCTACAAAAAGCCTTCGATATAGCCACTATTTCCAGGATGGAGATCAGCGGAATGGAGCCCAGCGAGGCGCCCACTGTGCTGATCATGTCGCCAAAGGACACGTACTCCCCATCCACAGTGGTGCTAAAGGGCGGCAGTCGGAAGGGCGGCACTCCTGCCGTAATATTGCCGGTGACCCGGAAGGGTTGATTTCCATCTCTGCTCAGGATGTAGGCCAAAAAGGTGCCAAAGATCACAGCCAGGGCATTGCGAGAGAGACCCAGGTACTTCCAGAAAATGCGATTGCCCCACTTGATGTCCTTGACAAGCTGTAGGGAATATATCTCAATATTTACTAGATCTTCTAGAGAGTTGTTTTTAAGTGAAAAGTTTGATTCCTCTTCCGCACAGCAACACTTTCAAAAGAATCTCTCGACAGTAGCACCCAGAACAAGGTTAATTGTCTTCAATTGGAAAGGGAACCACCCATTATaggtattaatttatatattcacCGTCATGAGGAGCAGGAAAACAAGAGAAGAGATGCCCAGCAGGGCATCCCAGATCCTTATAGAGTCCAAGTGCGTGAAGAAGTTCTTCCAGGCGGGCAGCAAGTCATTCGAAGGACCTGTTCAGTACAAGGATTCCTTAAGTTAGACTGTACTTGGAGTACTAAAACCTCAACTTACTGGACAGACCCACAATATTGTTGATCTGGGCACTTCCTATGGTGGTGGCCGCCGCCATGGTGAAGCCTGTGATTACGGGTATCGAGATGAAGCGCACCAGCACGCCCATGTTGAGCAGCCCAAGCAGCAGGACAATGCAGCCAGCCAAAAAGCACACTAAAACAGCATAGTCCGGACTAATGGTGGCATATTGGTTGACCATCAGGGCCATGATGGCTGTGGTGGCTACACAAAAGACAGTAGAAGATTAAAACCCTTTTTTAACTTGTAGAAATATATCCACTTACCAATGGTGACATCCTTGCAGGAGCCAAAAACAATGTAGGTGAAGCAGCCCATAAAGGCAGAGTACAAGCCATACTGTGGCTCCAAACCAGCCACCACACCATAGGCTATGGCCTGCGGAATAGTGGTCAGGCCCACGGTGAAGCCAGCTATAAAATCCTGCATGATGTACTCCAGCCGGTAGCGGGGCAGCCAGTTGAGAATCGGGAACTTGCTGGTCACGGTCGCCGGCCGACACAGCTTGCGACCTCCATCCCTGATAAGCGAGCCCAGGCTGGGCAACTGCTCCCGGTAGAGATTATCTGTGGAGCCATGGAAGTTTTCGATCAGTGGCCACCAGCAGCGATAACCCCTCCTCTTCTTCTTAAGCTAATCTGCCCTGGCAGCAACAGGGCTCGGACATCTGGTGATCTTGCTTTTATTGACATTGGCCTGGTCATCTTATCGGTTGGGAGCCGGTAGACTGGACTACCCTACAGTGATAAGGCCCCTCCTTGAGATACTCTTTTATGAATTGGCACGTATTTGAAACGAGGCAGTCACTCCGATTACAGGCCCACTTTCTCGCCATAAATCCACGCTGACCCTGAGAATGCGCAGCCGGAAAAACCCCGGGGGGGACCAGTTACTCACCCTCATCGGCTCTCATGGCGGATGATGCGCTTGTTCCGCGTTCGGAAAACTAACTAAGCACGATCGGAGATCGAGCAATCAATATAACGATAGCGCGAGCTTAGGCAACCGCTCAGTGTGCCGCTCCAGACGCGACTGCCGACGAGAACTGAGTCGGCAACGGTCGTGAGTGCCGCTCGTGTGTTGGCCATATATGATTTACAAGAGCAGGTACTGAGGCGGCTTATCTTGTTAGCCAAGTTATATTCCAGCGTTCAACAATTACAGAGATAACTTGGTCGATTGCCCCGCAACCCAGACGTAGCCACAACAAAGGCAATCCTATCCCAACTTAATATCAATCTTAATTCCTAAGAAAACTTCTTATGACTGAACCGCTGGAGACTCCTCTTCGCTGCTCTTCCAGAGCTTCACAGTAAAGCCGTTCTGCAGGGCCCCCGTGGCTATCACATTCTCCTTGGGATGGCAGTCAGTGCAGATCACTTGGTCACCCTCGGTGTCCGCCTTCTGGACCAGCTCCTTGTTCTGCAGCTTCCAGATGCACAGCGACTTGTCCTCGCTGCCCGACACAATCCAGATGCCGCCAGTGATCGAGAAGTTTGAGTTGATGCAGTAGGCCTCGTTCACATGTCCGCGGTACGAGCGCAGGCACTTGGCCTTGAAGAAGTTCCACAGCTTGAGGGTGCAGTTCAGGGTGGAGGCCAGGACATACCGGCCGTTGGGCGAGAACTTCACATGGCCCACCGGCGCATTGTCGCCGTCAATGAGGGTCTTTAGCAGCTGACAGGTGGCCGTGTCCCACACGCGGATCAGGCCGTCGAAGCTCCCAGTGGCGAAGAGAGTGCCATCGCGATTGAAGTCCAACGAGGTAATGGGATCATGATGGGCTGGCACCACCTTCAGGGCCCGGTTCGTTCGCACATCCCACAGGCGGACAGTCTCATCGAAGCTGCAGGAGGCCAGCAAGTTTCCGGACGGATTGAAGCGGCACGCGAAGACCTGAAGGCTGTGCCCTCGCAGGGTCTTTTGACATGTCCCGAGGCGAGGATCCCACAGACGCACGGTCTTGTCGTCGCTACAGCTGGCCAAGAGGTGTCCCTGCGACCAGGTCAAATCATTAATTCCCACCTTATGCCCAGACATCGATTGCTGAAACTTGGCTGTGTTAACGTCCCACAGCATCAGGAGCGTGTCAGACGAGCTGCTGACCAGCTGCTGGCCATCCGGACGAAACTTTACAGACGTGATGCATGACTTGTGTCCGGACAGGGTGCTCTTTACGGCGTAGCCCGGGCAATCGGGCTTCGGGGGCAAAGGCACCCTGAAGATGTCCTCATCCGCTTCCTGATTACCAGGGGTTACCGGTGGTTCCTCGGCAGGATTTATTGTCTCTGTGCAGTCCATTTCCACCGATTCCATTTGTTCAGTCATCTTCAAAAGCGTGAAAAGGGGTATTAATCCAGTATGTGACATTTACTTAACAAAATAACTTACTTTTCTCTTGCtactaaaattatttaagtaatttaaagcaaattaaTATTATGACGATGATTGAGAAAGGCTCTGTCATTGCCAAGGATCTGTCAAACTTATTTAAAGCTTTTCAACCCTGCAAGTCTAAATTGACATTTTATTAAATCCCTAAAATTCATCTTACTAACCACTGAAgggaaatacaaatttttaccTCTTCTACAAAATCCAGTCAAGCTCTTAGTTAAATTTAGCTTTTTACTGCAGTTATAATTTAAGAGACTTCAAACAAATATGTTAAACCAAAAACTAAAGGCGCAATTTCCATTCATTAAGTAGTTTTATTACAACAATATTTGTCGGGTGAAAACAAATGATAATTATTTCGCTTACTATTGCTCTTTCGCCAAACTGTTTGCCCAGACAACCCAGGGcaatgataaaaatatataaggtcTTATAATAGGAAATAATCTCTTTTGAGAACGGTATTGTTCTCCCTTTAGCTTGTCTTTCTGAGATCAGAGTCAGTTCTGCAAAAGTATATCCCCCTCAAGaagtattaaattaaaaatcagaCTGAGAGAGGCGAGCAAACAAAAGCAATTAATTTGCTGGCAAATATTTGGCTACAAGGCGGCCTATTTGCACAGCCTGCTGTGGGGCCCAGACTTGTTAACCAAACATTAAACATTGCCGCCTATATTTGTCACCTAATTATTTGACGATTCTGCAAAAACTTACACATGTACATGTGGTCCGAACCGGAGAAGGAGCGATAATAAAGTCAGTGAACTGGCAATTTGCATGATAATTTGCCAGACGAGACGGTTTTAAGGAATGCTACCAATaattctcattatatttatatgcttGGACACAACCTTATTTAGGTATTAAGTAACTTTAACTAAACTAACAAATAACAAGagagaaagctaactttggccagccaaagtttgtatacccttgcaggtaacaattaaaatatatcataactaagccaaaaatgcattaatttcgattcggaaagcagttttgtgttagtttttattaatttaaaaaaactgcaaaccaaatttaaaattttaagaaatcaaaatttttgggcatttttgctaattttaatgatgtaaccccttatcaaatttcgcaaaaatggccaaaaaatcgatttcttccggacatgtctagaaagattccactgttgatgctgatcaagaatatatatggtttatggggtcggaaatgattccttgacttagaaaaatattattttgtattatgaaatcggatttttatacccttgcagggtattataatttcagtcagaagtttgcaacgctgTGATGGAGACCTTTCCCACCCTACaaagtaattttatataattttaggaTTGTCAGAgatgaagctggaggagcgagcagATGGCTGGACAGACCTCAACCGGATGGCAGTGGAGGACGGTGAtcggatcttggctccgggctATATGAAAGCCTGCAGAAGGCGtaaatagttaaaatatttataaatacaatttaaatatgtaaatgtaattgatggaacacacaaatatgaatcaataaaagatgGTGAATTCAATGTGCAATTGTTTGGTGaaggcggcatttatttgggatcgtttggggaaaaatctaattattttgaaagccaaatctaaatttttaatttttttctgaattttaaacatttttttcggatGTCTTacaatttttctaaattaaaaattttttttctaaatatttaaaacttttctgaattcttaaaattttgcctgaatttttaaattttttttttagattttttatattttttagaatattttttagaatttgttacatttttttaaatgtaa includes:
- the HLH54F gene encoding factor in the germline alpha; the protein is MPRKKRASSPLDLYDEDFDEDASSHSSQPPVQRNAANARERMRMRVLSSAYGRLKTKLPNIPPDTKLSKLDTLRLATLYIKQLITAVETGSHHSHTQNHNQSHGNGHSHSLNHSHSSTASSDGLDTSHMAGEAASGAGNFHFHGSGHGMSWPFEFHQSSRSLAAFGAATSSSSSSGRMDWQSLHHPIQGYPKTTRNEAHVQADLSYHQLPESHGHWYPAEMHQMEPSPSCSYETGVGQHQRGIAIATSHAHGL
- the Sardh gene encoding sarcosine dehydrogenase, mitochondrial; the encoded protein is MWRQRILQQASRRGMSKQTKGVGEGGAARKEPSGSLPSSADVVVIGGGSAGCHTLYHLARRGVKAVLLERAQLTAGTTWHTAGLLWRLRPNDVDIQLLANSRRMLQQLEEETGLDPGWIQNGGIFIAHNETRLDEYRRLATVGSALGIENQVLSPEETQKLFPLLDPSAFVGALYSPGDGVMDPAMLCAALKKAATNLGAQVIENCGVDDLLLEQNSRGKKVVGVSTSFGDIRSEKVVNATGVWGRDLVAKHGSHLPLVPMKHAYIVSESIPGVRGLPNIRDHDYSTYFRIQGDAICMGGYEPNPILLEPVPKDFHFGLYELDWSVFEAHVEGAQKLCPSYAKYGVKSTVCGPESFTPDHKPLMGPDPVLSGLYHNCGFNSAGMMFGGGCGEQTALWVTKGQPDLPMFGFDLRRFTQEQGKATQWIREKSHESYVKNYSMVFKYDQPLAGRDFQKDPLHDEMMQAGAVMEEKQGWERPGFFLPANSKKAVVLPYDWYGSYGHQRIQDSEYERVLEGDLHYSRFSEHHELIGSEALACRNNAVVFNMSYFAKLLLDGSQAQEAADWLFSANTNREPSKTVYTCALNDAGGVEADVTISRLESGSGQIHDPKINGQGFYIVAGGASAFYTYSALQAEIRRKGFNANLKDLTAELGVISIQGPNSRKILQPLIDCDLSDEQVPPNSTRLASFGDVGVRLLRVSFVGELGYELHVPKKDCVAVYRNLMKAGAGQDLRNAGYRSLYSLSSEKGYHLWSFDLRPDDTPLEAGLGFTCRRNGADYRGKAAIEKQRAEGLKKRLVYLTLQDQVPIWGLEGVYRNGEPVGILRRAEYAYTLGKSLGQAYISRPDGQLIDVEYIKGGEYEVDILGKKYRADCHLRSPFDPTGQRVLGNYASESKANK
- the LOC108073061 gene encoding sodium-independent sulfate anion transporter yields the protein MRADEDNLYREQLPSLGSLIRDGGRKLCRPATVTSKFPILNWLPRYRLEYIMQDFIAGFTVGLTTIPQAIAYGVVAGLEPQYGLYSAFMGCFTYIVFGSCKDVTIATTAIMALMVNQYATISPDYAVLVCFLAGCIVLLLGLLNMGVLVRFISIPVITGFTMAAATTIGSAQINNIVGLSSPSNDLLPAWKNFFTHLDSIRIWDALLGISSLVFLLLMTLVKDIKWGNRIFWKYLGLSRNALAVIFGTFLAYILSRDGNQPFRVTGNITAGVPPFRLPPFSTTVDGEYVSFGDMISTVGASLGSIPLISILEIVAISKAFSKGKIVDASQEMVALGMCNIMGSFVLSMPVTGSFTRTAVNNASGVKTPLGGAVTGTLVLMALAFLTQTFYFIPKCTLAAIIIAAMISLVELHKIKDMWQSKKKDLFPFTVTLITCMFWSLEYGILCGIAANMVYILYSSARPHVDIKLEKVNGHEVGLVDVKQKLDYASAEYLKEKVVRFLNQQNGETQLVVIRGEEINSIDYTVAMNIVSMKGDLEALNCAMICWNWNIASAGVVCRLKNDLRPIFKFDVTLEEVVASHFDSPSHTASTVTMEA
- the LOC108072904 gene encoding WD repeat-containing protein 5, which codes for MTEQMESVEMDCTETINPAEEPPVTPGNQEADEDIFRVPLPPKPDCPGYAVKSTLSGHKSCITSVKFRPDGQQLVSSSSDTLLMLWDVNTAKFQQSMSGHKVGINDLTWSQGHLLASCSDDKTVRLWDPRLGTCQKTLRGHSLQVFACRFNPSGNLLASCSFDETVRLWDVRTNRALKVVPAHHDPITSLDFNRDGTLFATGSFDGLIRVWDTATCQLLKTLIDGDNAPVGHVKFSPNGRYVLASTLNCTLKLWNFFKAKCLRSYRGHVNEAYCINSNFSITGGIWIVSGSEDKSLCIWKLQNKELVQKADTEGDQVICTDCHPKENVIATGALQNGFTVKLWKSSEEESPAVQS